The Streptomyces luteogriseus genome includes a window with the following:
- a CDS encoding S1 family peptidase: MKHRRIPKRRAAVAGAGIAALVAAGVTFQTANASESPEASAPRTLSVTAAGKLASTLAEDLGGDAAGTYYDTKSKSLVVNVLDEAAVQAVEKAGAKARVVANSLAELKSARSTLKQDATIPGTAWVTDPTTNKVVVTADRTVSKAEWATLTKVVDGLGAKAELKRSKGEYKPFIAGGDAITGGSGRCSLGFNVVKGGEPFFLTAGHCTEGISTWSDSSGKEIGTNADSQFPDNDYGLVKYTAEVAHPSEVNLYNGSTQKISGAADATVGMAVTRSGSTTQVHEGKVTGLDATVNYGNGDIVNGLIQTDVCAEPGDSGGSLFSGDKAVGLTSGGSGDCTSGGETFFQPVTEALSATGTEIG; this comes from the coding sequence TTGAAGCACCGACGCATACCCAAGCGGCGTGCAGCCGTGGCAGGTGCGGGCATCGCCGCACTGGTCGCCGCGGGAGTGACGTTCCAGACCGCGAACGCCAGTGAGAGCCCTGAGGCGTCCGCACCCCGGACCCTGTCGGTCACGGCGGCCGGAAAGCTCGCCTCGACGCTGGCCGAGGACCTGGGCGGCGACGCGGCCGGGACCTACTACGACACCAAGAGCAAGAGCCTCGTGGTGAACGTGCTCGACGAGGCCGCCGTGCAGGCCGTCGAGAAGGCCGGCGCCAAGGCGAGAGTCGTGGCGAACTCCCTCGCCGAGCTCAAGAGCGCCCGCAGCACGCTGAAGCAGGACGCGACCATCCCGGGCACCGCCTGGGTGACCGACCCGACGACGAACAAGGTCGTCGTGACCGCCGACCGCACGGTCTCCAAGGCCGAGTGGGCGACGCTGACGAAGGTCGTGGACGGGCTCGGCGCGAAGGCCGAACTCAAGCGGTCGAAGGGGGAGTACAAGCCCTTCATCGCCGGTGGCGACGCGATCACCGGTGGCAGCGGGCGCTGCTCGCTGGGCTTCAACGTGGTCAAGGGCGGCGAGCCGTTCTTCCTGACCGCCGGGCACTGCACCGAGGGCATCTCCACGTGGTCGGACTCCAGCGGCAAGGAGATCGGCACCAACGCGGACTCCCAGTTCCCGGACAACGACTACGGGCTGGTCAAGTACACCGCGGAGGTTGCTCACCCGAGTGAGGTGAACCTGTACAACGGGTCCACCCAGAAGATCTCGGGTGCGGCGGACGCGACCGTCGGCATGGCGGTCACCCGGAGCGGGTCGACCACGCAGGTGCACGAGGGCAAGGTCACCGGCCTGGACGCCACCGTGAACTACGGCAACGGCGACATCGTGAACGGGCTGATCCAGACCGACGTGTGCGCGGAGCCGGGTGACAGTGGCGGGTCGCTGTTCTCGGGCGACAAGGCGGTCGGGCTCACGTCCGGTGGCAGCGGTGACTGCACCTCGGGCGGGGAGACGTTCTTCCAGCCGGTGACCGAGGCGCTGTCGGCGACCGGGACCGAGATCGGCTGA
- a CDS encoding DUF3533 domain-containing protein, translated as MPHSSFLAEVRDAVTPRATLLIVGVIALQLLFIASYVGALHDPKPKDVPFGLVAPQAAAAQAVTRLERLPGSPLDPRALPDEATARTQLTQRDIDAALIIDPRGRTDTLLVASGSGRVLSTTLTALVTTLEKSERRTIRTIDVIPSASHDPNGLSSFYLVIGWCVGGYLGAAALAISAGAKPSNPTRAAIRLAVMALVAIAGGLGGALITGPILDALPGSTAALWGLGTLIIFAVGAATLALQGVFGTIGIGLVILLVVILGNPSAGGALPPPLLPPFWKAIGPALPPGAGTWSARSIAYFDNNAMTGPLLVLAAWAAAGTAITMAAARVRKRTNTT; from the coding sequence ATGCCGCACAGCTCGTTCCTCGCCGAGGTGAGAGACGCCGTCACCCCGCGGGCCACCCTGCTCATCGTCGGCGTGATCGCGCTCCAGCTGCTGTTCATCGCCTCGTACGTGGGAGCGCTGCACGACCCGAAACCCAAGGACGTGCCCTTCGGTCTCGTCGCCCCCCAGGCCGCGGCCGCACAGGCGGTCACCCGACTCGAACGCCTCCCCGGCTCCCCCCTGGACCCCCGCGCCCTGCCCGACGAGGCAACGGCCCGGACCCAGCTCACCCAGCGGGACATCGACGCGGCCCTGATCATCGACCCCCGGGGCAGGACCGACACCCTCCTGGTCGCCTCCGGCAGCGGCAGGGTCCTCTCCACCACGCTGACGGCCCTCGTCACCACCCTGGAGAAGTCCGAACGGCGCACGATCCGGACGATCGACGTGATCCCGTCCGCCTCCCACGACCCCAACGGACTCTCGTCCTTCTACCTGGTGATCGGCTGGTGCGTGGGCGGCTATCTGGGCGCCGCGGCCCTGGCCATCAGCGCCGGGGCGAAACCCTCCAACCCCACCCGCGCCGCGATCCGCCTGGCGGTCATGGCCCTTGTCGCGATCGCCGGCGGTCTCGGCGGAGCCCTCATCACCGGCCCGATCCTGGACGCCCTGCCGGGCAGCACCGCCGCCCTCTGGGGCCTGGGCACCCTGATCATCTTCGCCGTGGGCGCGGCCACCCTCGCCCTCCAGGGCGTCTTCGGCACGATCGGCATCGGCCTGGTCATCCTGCTGGTGGTCATCCTCGGCAACCCCAGCGCGGGCGGCGCCCTCCCCCCACCCCTCCTCCCGCCCTTCTGGAAGGCGATCGGCCCGGCCCTGCCCCCCGGCGCCGGCACCTGGTCGGCACGCTCCATCGCCTACTTCGACAACAACGCGATGACCGGTCCCCTCCTCGTACTGGCGGCATGGGCAGCGGCGGGAACGGCGATCACCATGGCGGCGGCCAGGGTGCGAAAGCGCACAAACACGACGTAA